TAGCTAACTAAAAACCCTGACACAGAAAATGACCAACTGAGAAGATTCCTGAGTGGCTACTCAAAGCACAAGGCATAACCCAGCAGcttctttcacaataaaagccatgACTCAGACAACAGGATCCTCTTTATGCTGTATATTTGAACACCTCTTGAGGCCAATATGACACCCGTGCCTTCTTGTCAAACGTGCTCTCATCCACGTTCAGTATTGCGCTGTTTTATGTGATCCTGTTAAGTTTCTTTATTGGTAAGGGCACAAAGCTCTAGACCTTGAACCTCATGTCATTGTAGTCCCTGTCCTTTTGTCTCATTAAGAGTAAATGTATAACATGATTTTAACGAGCCTTGATTGTATTGTTGAGTCAGGAGTTAAAGTTCAgtgcaaatgtgaaaaaaaaataaaaatattaggCACACATGTTTGTTCAGTTGTTTTAACTGTATGACAGATATGTCTCTGAAACCTAGACCCACTTTTACATCAGGAGGGCTAAAAGCATTAACATAGACTTCACAAAAGTTCTTATTCATTTATAAGAAAAGTTGCTTTTCTTTTGGCTTGAGTTTGAGCTCACTAGCTAGTCTCTTTCTGGTCACCTGAAAATGAGTGTGGTGATTAATCTTATGATATATGACTTCACCTGTGCAGTGGCACAACATGCAGACATACTGTAAGTAACATACTTGGGTAATGGGATGTAATATATGCATTTATCATACATTAGCTAATAGAAAATGGCAGTTTTGAATATGTCTGTCAATCTGTATATATGTTTTAACAGTATTCAAACCTTAGATGCTTCAAAATGCAGTGTCCCTCAAGAGCTATGATAACACCATGCTATATGCAAATTGCAAATGTGATGGAAAGGGCAGCTCCACTGACAATATTAATTGACTGCCCCTCAATTCTATCCTTAAACCATAACTCTCAAATATACAACCAGAAGCAGTGGTGTCCCCATAACGCAGGTGTACTTTTAAGTTTTGTGGGGAAACTAAAGCACTTTTATTGCAGAGATATTAACAAGAAAACCCATTTTTCACATCACAGGGTCAGGTTGCATCACACAGTGAAAAGTAACAAGGATCATCTCAAGGTCAACTTCACAGATCCCGCTGccataatcaataatcaaataaGTGACAAACTGCTAAGACGGCAGACAGCATGCTACATTTTGTAAGTGTATTTCCCACATGTTAAACCTTtccttcaaaaaatgtcaaatatgatataaaattaaaaactgggCTACGTAAGTGGGTAATCACAGTCTCTGGCACTcagtggaggggggtgggggtgggggggtgatgTCTTCGTGGCATCTGCTTCATTGGGTGAAGCAGAGAATACACAGGTTACTTGCAGCACTGTCAAAAGAGATGTAAATCATTAGTGGGTTCAGTTTGTGATTAGTCAGAGTCAGTCCCTGAGTCATACACATATGTACTTTATATGTTACCTTCATGATTTTGCTCCACCGTGAAACCACGGCAAGCAACGTGGTAAggcacaccaccaccactcctgCTATGAAGGGCAAGAGTGGAAACTTCATGGTCTTTTCTACAGATGAGGAAGAAGGTGATCAGCCCACTTTTTTCTTACTTCATATCACTGACTGTTCATTTCACTTCAAGTTCTGATTATACATAAGCAGTGAAATCACACATAAGACTAAACACTGAGATGTGGTTTCTGGAAAACTGTGGCGTTGTGCGAGCTGACCTGTCACTGTGACTTTGAAGATCTTGCTGTGTTCTCCAAAGACGGGAAAGTTTGCTGTGCACTGATACGTGCCTTCGTGCAGGCTTTTCTCCACGCTGTTGGTAATCAGCTGGCTTGTAAAGCCGTCATTGGTCACTGTGAAGCCACCTGCTAATAGATCCACTGCGCTTCCATTTAGTGTCCACGACACGGATGAGACCGGTGGATTGGCCCAGATATCGCACCGCAGGGCCAGCACTGACTCATCTTCTACTGTAACCTCCTCTGACCCAGAGAGCTGTGGGTGATCTGAAGAGGAACATCACAGAGGAAATGTTAATGCTACTGAGATCGATGCACAAGTTTCATCTAAAGAATACATTTGAGTGCGGCTATTTCACTACCTTCAGTTGTATTATGTTGTTCTAACAGCATTTTTAGTCATGCTGGCAACATCTACTGATATGTCTGTTGCTCCAGACTTAAATATTTAAGACTAGGATGAAAATCTGGCATTTGAAATTCATGTCTGTCGCtcatttcatgacaatccatccgacagttgttgagatatttcactcaaaaccactaATGttgaccaaagtggtggatggACCAGCTGACAGACCAACATCGCCTCCCCTTGCATGGCTCAAAACtcagtaaaaccaaaatattAGTTCCTGGTATTGCTATTAATTCATTTGAAGGGACTCACATGTGACATTGAGAGTGACTGAGGCCTTAACTGTAGCATTTCTGCTCAGGTGGCAGGTGAAGGTGGCGCCGTTATCTTCATGGATGATGGGCGAAATGCACACGCTACTGCGTCCCTTCCTATTCCCCTCCATCAGACTGACCACAGCGCCATTCCTCAGCCACACCAGCTCTTCATCTGCCGGAGTCTCAGAGCCTCTGTCAGGcaggcagagcagagacacagtccTGTTTACCTCTGTCTGTATAACACCCTCAGTGCTGACTTCTGGGTCAGACTGGATCTGGACACCTTGGGAAAGGAAAGGGAGATGGGGACATTTAGTTAAGGGAAGGGGTGAAAGCTTAGATTGAACAAAGGGGGTTAGAGAAATATCCCATTGGAATAATCTAACTGAAAGTCAGATAAATTGCAGGTGACCTGAATTGCAAACCAGACACACTTACCCAATGTCTGGGTTACACAGCACAGGAGCAAATGGAAAAGAGGGGGTCTGCACATCAACTTCATTTTACTCCTCATTGGATGAACCTGAAAGGAAGGAATGGATCATtagaaaaacactcaaacagacTTTATTCAAAACTCTTATTTAATCTAAATTCACCAAAACTTTTcaacaaagtgaaaaagtgaGTGTAATTTGTTTGAAtcaatgttgttttcattaacCTTGTTGACACCAAACAATAATTAATTTTCCAATTCTGCTCTCTTTCAGTCGATCAAAATTTGTTTGTGAGCCAAAACTTCCAcctttcttctgtctttctgttacGCCTGAAACAATCAAATCATTGAACAGACTTACAGAAGAATAAAAGGCTACTATTCTTCTGCTGCAAATGAACACGCAGTGTATAATGATAGGTAAGCCAAAATGAGGAAGCAGTATTTAAAACCATTTAAATCACAGTAGACAAGGTGACAAAATGCTTGTCAGTGCGCGTCACTGAAAATTCTGCGTGCCGTGCTAATGGACTGTATTTAAGCATCAGTTTGTCATGAAATTGCAGTGTGAGAAACATTTTTggtaaaacacaagaaaactcGCCATCTGATTTTTGTAGAGCTGAGATAATTTACATACTTTTAAATATTATCTTCAGGCACTTTGGTGCGGTTCTACGCATTGAGTGTTTATGTCAGATCCCATTTAGGATATCTGGCATAATCATAATATGAGATCTTTGGGAATTAAGTGTCatcatttacagtttacagtgtgtTCACAAGGTGATTTGGGACATAAGGAGGACCTTTTCTAATCGCTAAGCAGAATACCTAGTCCAAGAAAGGAATACAGTTTGGTGTGACattatattctttttttaaagattcagCAAGACGCAGTTTAGAAAAACCTGCTTGTTACAGCagtccatgttttttttttttataaagggACAGTTTGTACTCGCTGGCACTTTTTATTTGACgataaaagcaaaataatatGTGATTGCAGTTTACTTACATTATCAGTTACTGGTTCCTCTTATTGAGACAGTATAAGAGCAACACAATGCTAATTTTCTCTAAATAAACTGCACTCATGAAATAcactataaaatgtatatataaaatTTATGGTAGCTCATACATTTGTGTACATGTAGGCTTTACATCAAAAGATGGATGAAACGTTCTTACCTGGCTATGATTACTTCTTCCAGTTTTACTTCTTCCAatttcttgtctgtgttttatctctGACGTTccctgtgtgtgaatatgaggaTGTGGAGGACTGTTTGAATCTTCAGCAGCTTCTTATATGCTTCACATTCAAATGAGGACACTTTTATAACTTCCTTCACTTGTTTCTAAATGGCTTTCTCATCATTCCATTCACCTGTTCCTGTCAACACCCTATCaatcttccctccctctccctctctctcttttattgtTGTGCACTTCCAATGTGTTAACACAAGGAAAGTTTTTATTGGCTATCTTTGTGGCAATATACAATGGCACTAAAGTGTCTTGGTTGTGGGAGTAAGGATTAAAATATATTCTTTTCATATTTGCCTTCAATAGTTGAAGGTCTTTAAAACCCATAATGCTTTACATTTTGTACACTTGTGATGGAGCAAGTCACTGTGGAAGCcaaccattttttaaaacttcacaataaaagttttTTGGCTGCAAACTGCCTTTGTATATAAccttattttatgttatttttatttcaacatattCTTACATCAAAATCTCATTATCTGTTTTTCCTAATGTGAGAAGAGaacagtgtttatgctaagacATGGATGTGACTTTAAAGTCTGTGGGATCTTTTCTTTCTGCCCTCTTCCAATTCTTCCTGTAAATGTCAGGTGACTGACTGAAACCAGAGACcaatgtaatgtatgtattgaTGTAAAATCAAGTAATTAACCAAAGCTTTGTTGCAAGCTGATGACAAAACTGCTAAATACCCAGTGCACAATTGCTTTTACATTTGCACTTTGTACTTTAGCGTTTTATTCTATTCACTTTAAACAATATGATTCTATTCTGTCGTACAAAGCTGAAATAAAGTGCAATGGCAATAATGATCTAAAGCCAAAATgcatagatttaaaaaaaaaaaaaatctgattttcacATTGTCATACAAATGCTATACAAAGGTATATTTGGGGGAAAAATagacagcagaaacaagttgtgCTTTCACACAACATATGTATTCACCACCTTTTTATCATCACCTTTCAAGCTGACAAGATCagcttgttagcaaacagttgctcaTTTACACATCCTGCAGTTGGGAATATTGTTATTCCTTTGGAGTCATGCCCCAGTATTtatctcttttagctctgttttgggtcgctaccaactcctgagggaaatatctggctctctGACTGAGTGGGATGTTATTGTTGGATTCTAGCATGAGGTTACTCTTCTACCTGCTCATTATTAACAATACGTCAAAACACTCTCGAagtggttgttgttgtaataCTCATTTCAGCTAGAGGAGGCTTAAGTGCGCCCCTATTCCAGTCTTAATAACActaaaaacattcatattttcttcCAGGTGATAATAATCTATGCACTCTAAAGACAAGATGCATTTATCATATCTTAGCCAGTTATGTTGACATGTAATGTGCGACTTACCTTGTGtttagactttaaaaaaaaaaaaaataataaaataaaaataactcagGAAAATTAAAAGCTGCAACTTCACAAATTCTTTAAATCATCTGTGGTGGCACCGTGATATCATTAACCTGAATGCTTTTCTGTTCTGTGAACAGGTAAGTTGCCTAACACAAATTCCATGTACACAGCCTGTGTGGTGAAatcattggtgtgtgtgtgtgtgcatgtttccaacagccctccctctctcacccagtAGAGAGAGGCATTGACCAACTGAAAAAGGTTTCTTCAGCTGCAGTTAGTTAATGAGTCCTATGATTTCTAACATTCAGTATGTATCAAGGTTGAGGCTTTGGTGTATCTCAGTGTAACGTATATCTACAACCTCCCCTGTATGTTTTTCAAACATTGTTGCCGTAGAGGAAGCTCACTGATCTACTGTACATTAATATTTTGGTCTAAAAAAACCTATAGTCTGTTTTATGACCAAATGTTTCCACAGAATCATTGACCTTATATCAGACTATTATCAGTTAACAGTGGATATCTCCTCAATGTGATTTCtgatggagggaaaaagagcCACTTGTCATGTCAAGTCATGCCTTGTTCAAACGTTCAACCTCTTCACAGTTTCATTTGCATTTGATAAACTGGTTTTCAATACACAGTGAACACTGGATGTTTCTTTGTAATTCTACATTAGAATAAAGGTAAGAATGATTAGAAGGCAGCAGACACATCACAGCTTGTTAtcattgctgctgttattaCTTCTATTCAATTCTTGACCAGAGCTTATATTTAAGCTTCTTAAAATGGTAGGCCTGTATCTGCTAACCCCATTTCAGTCTCTGACAGCTTCTTATACTTgctcttaaaaaaagaaaaagaaagaaagaaagaaagaaaatcccTTATGTTTTTGACTGAGCATAGAAAGTGCCAGTTGTATTAGTCATGCCTCCTTCAAACGTCCGTCTTCTCTGGTTAAGTTTTTGCATTTGATTAAATGAATTTTAATGCATTATAAGCATTGGAATTTATTTTACAATCAGTTAATAACATCCAGTCTTTGACAGCTTCATATACCTGCTCTTAAGTCTGTATGTTCAATCAGATCAAAGAGCAAAGGTTAGCAGCAATTGCACATGTAATTGGGGGTAAAGAACGTGCTCTTTATGTGATGTTGCACAATTGACTAACTAGTAACCTATATACCAGATACACttctttcttacacacacacacacacctgaagtGTCAGTCTCAGTTTTACTGTGTAAGCTGATCGCTGTGCTTTTGCTGACATTTCTCATACTAAAGGCCAATATGTGTTTGATCATGTAGACTTTGCCACAGAACTTGGCTGGAGGTGCTGCTATCACAGATGGTACATATCACCTGTGCACTTCctcattctgtctttgtttgagaAGGTAGATTTAAGTATGTATGCTGGGTGAATAATTCCTTAAGTTACAGACCTTTGTCAGTGCGGGTTAACAAGCACATGTGActatgtttgtttatgtgtctaCTAACATGAGGAGGGCGACCCCCAGGATAAAGTCAGAGTCAAAGTACACTCAGAGGCAGATAAGATCAGTGGCTAATGCATttgtacacacgcacacactcacacacataaacacaaacatgcacctGTAAAATCTGTAAGTAATTAATCAAAGCCTGGAGTGTTTATGCCGTCAGAGCTCCTTCTGTGCAACTGTGCAAACAGGCATTCCTCATCAGATTACTGTTGAGTCCtgcaacaccacacacacacacacacacacacacacacacacacacacacacacagcatgcacaaTATGTTAATGAAACATGCTCACAAAGCCCTCACATACTCAGACACACTGtatttcctccctccctttcaaGACACATTCTTTGGCCCTGCTTTGACCCTTGTCACAAAAGTCactccctctgttttcttttcctctctcctgcatTCATTctctcacccccaccccacattATTTAATCAATAACTTTGATGTGGGTGCTGTATTTCTAAACCCAGATAGACTGACTGCCCCTCTTaccctcgctctctctttcccctgctccctccctccctccctccctctgtcccttgTCCCGTAGcttttctccccttctctctctcccatctctcttctttttctgtgtttgaatgGAGAAGCTGGGTTCCCCGGAACCTGCGCAGCCCTCGCAGGGTGCAGAGCCCGTTGCCGGGGTTTCTGTTGCTAAGACGGCAGAGGCCGAGGGAGACGAGGCTGTGGCAGCGGTCAGCTCCAAACTGTTTCGGTGTGCGTGCGTGAGACGTTGGCTACCACTGGACTACAGAGAGGAACTCTACCATGTCTTACGGCTCACGGGCCCACTGGTGAGTAGGGGAAAGTTGAAGTGTTGGTGGGGGGGGACTGGTATGTTATTCATAAAGTGCCACAACTGTAATACATTCAGTAACTGTACTCCTTTGTTGCACAGTTACTACTGAATGTGCAGTGTTACAGAACTTAATCTAACAGTGCAATCAGATACTGATTCTGTCTTGTATAAACAGTACACAAAAGGTGAAATAAACTGGTGTTCATAGTGCATGTAAGTGCAGACCAGTCTGTGCCTGGTGATTTCACAACACTGCTCTCTAAGTTAAAACTACTGTTCTAAGCACAGATAAGCCGTCTGAACCCAGTTAATAGTAATATGTGGCTGCATCAGCTTCACCTGATCAATGATGGGCTATTTGGAAATTAGTCCaacttctctgtttgtttctacaGCTGCTGTCCCGGATTCTGAACTTCCTCCTGCCGTTTGTTATCACCATATTCTGCGGTCACATCGGCAATGCAGAACTGGCTGGATACGCACTGGCCTCAGCGGTACTATCTACACTCCTTTGTGACATATAAAGCAATTATAAATATCTAAACATAAATAATTATGAATATAATTAGAATCCCCACTTCTCTTACTACTTCTCCGCTGCTATTACTATGACTACTATTTCTACTACTGTTCATGATAAGAATATAGTGAGTATCTTTTATGTGCTTGTGTATGCTATGGGGGGCAATGGACATctaatatgtgtgttttgtgttggtaCCTGTCACCTGAGATAGTGCAGGTCCTCAGTGACTGGTGTAATGTTGTGTCATAAATCACCATGTCACAATGGGGTAAAGACATTGGAAAAAAGAGCTGCTTAAATGGTAAAGAGCTGCCGAAAACATCAGCCGAAAAACATCAGCCATAGATTTGTACTGACTACTGAAGAGAAGTGAAGCAAAGCTAAGTGATTGTTTATGAAGGGCAATGTGTAGTTAAATGTGTAGTAAAAACCCAACCCCCCCGAAGAAATCGCCATTATTGATATTCCCACATTTGGTTGTCCAAACCAGTCACTGCTGAGTGATGTCATTCTCAGCTGGTATACATTTTACACTGATCAAAGAAACATGTTGATCAAATGTTTGTCAGTCCAAAGTCTCCCACAGGTGTTAAGATGGGTTGAGAGCTGACGTAAAGTGGGATTAGAAGCAGccaagtggaaaaaaacattcacgTCAGTCCTCAACCTGTAAGTCAGAGTCAGGGATATTGGGAATCTTTGATGCCAACGATATCGCCCACTTAGTGAAAAGAACTACAGGCGCATCAACAAAAATGTGACCAGAAAGTCAATTTCAGGCCACATTTTCATGATGGTTTGATACATACATCAATTTCAATGTCAATTTCAAATTCAATGAAATTGAATTTTCAAACTCTTCATATTCATCCCAGTATTGGACCTCTACAAATTCATGCCCACCACCTGTTGGTTTGCTTGGCTGCCCAGTGGTGGTGAGGAAAGACATCACCAGCCCTCCCTTCAGTTCGCCatctttacaaaaaaatatctggctctctTTGGCAAGCTACATTTTAAACTCTTTTCACCAGACACTCATTTACT
The DNA window shown above is from Lates calcarifer isolate ASB-BC8 linkage group LG20, TLL_Latcal_v3, whole genome shotgun sequence and carries:
- the tmigd1 gene encoding transmembrane and immunoglobulin domain-containing protein 1 yields the protein MRSKMKLMCRPPLFHLLLCCVTQTLGVQIQSDPEVSTEGVIQTEVNRTVSLLCLPDRGSETPADEELVWLRNGAVVSLMEGNRKGRSSVCISPIIHEDNGATFTCHLSRNATVKASVTLNVTYHPQLSGSEEVTVEDESVLALRCDIWANPPVSSVSWTLNGSAVDLLAGGFTVTNDGFTSQLITNSVEKSLHEGTYQCTANFPVFGEHSKIFKVTVTEKTMKFPLLPFIAGVVVVCLTTLLAVVSRWSKIMKCCK